The Phalacrocorax carbo chromosome 28, bPhaCar2.1, whole genome shotgun sequence genome has a window encoding:
- the LOC104042863 gene encoding proline-rich protein 9, which yields MSYYEQCKQPCLPPPICVQKCNKCVEPCKTVCVEPCGSVCVKPCSTPCVEVCQTPCATQCVEPCATQCTTSCSTQCVDPCSVQCVEPCSVQCVEPCSTQCVEVCPPKCVEVCVKPCATQCPTQCPTPCVEPCVTQCCTKCVEPCPPQCVEVCATKCVDSCETVCLEPCSTVCSHPC from the coding sequence ATGTCTTACTACGAGCAGTGCaaacagccctgcctgccccctcccATTTGCGTGCAGAAATGCAACAAGTGCGTGGAGCCCTGCAAGACAGTGTGCGTTGAGCCCTGCGGCAGCGTCTGCGTGAAGCCATGCTCCACGCCATGCGTGGAGGTCTGCCAAACGCCCTGTGCCACCCAGTGCGTGGAGCCTTGTGCCACCCAGTGCACCACGTCCTGCAGCACCCAGTGCGTGGATCCCTGCAGCGTCCAGTGCGTGGAGCCCTGCAGCGTCCAGTGCGTggagccctgcagcacccagtgcGTGGAGGTCTGCCCCCCTAAGTGCGTGGAGGTCTGCGTAAAGCCATGTGCCACTCAGTGCCCAACCCAGTGCCCCACCCCGTGCGTGGAGCCCTGCGTCACCCAGTGCTGCACCAAGTGCGTGGAGCCTTGCCCACCCCAGTGCGTGGAGGTGTGTGCCACCAAGTGCGTCGATTCTTGCGAGACGGTGTGCCTGGAGCCGTGCAGCACCGTCTGCTCTCACCCGTGCTGA